One Acetomicrobium thermoterrenum DSM 13490 DNA window includes the following coding sequences:
- the thpR gene encoding RNA 2',3'-cyclic phosphodiesterase has translation MAKKDNDQNSQIRCFLCIELDDYLKDEIEEITEKLKPLAPNLKWVSREALHLTLRFCGNISQPTVNMISRELKERLDTSRIDPFTLKLSSIGGFPSLKRPRVLWLGISGDLSPLFKLQLMVEKVCSSFKGVHKDEKPFSPHLTLARVKKPSDVTPTLIDFMANMKVRDISWPVEIFTFMKSDLTPRGAIYTPLVRYKLGGAL, from the coding sequence TTGGCCAAAAAAGATAATGATCAAAATAGTCAAATCAGGTGTTTTCTATGCATCGAGCTAGACGACTATTTAAAGGACGAAATTGAAGAAATAACGGAAAAACTTAAACCCCTAGCCCCTAACCTTAAATGGGTGAGCAGAGAAGCACTTCATTTAACGCTTAGGTTTTGCGGCAATATATCACAACCCACCGTGAATATGATATCTCGAGAATTGAAAGAAAGGCTCGATACTTCGAGGATTGATCCTTTCACTTTAAAACTTTCTAGTATAGGCGGATTCCCAAGTCTAAAGCGGCCCAGAGTTTTATGGTTAGGGATATCAGGTGATTTGTCTCCTTTATTTAAGCTGCAATTAATGGTAGAGAAAGTATGTTCTTCCTTTAAGGGCGTTCATAAAGACGAAAAACCCTTTTCTCCCCATTTAACTTTAGCAAGAGTCAAAAAACCGTCTGATGTTACGCCAACTTTAATCGATTTTATGGCCAACATGAAAGTTCGTGACATATCTTGGCCTGTAGAAATTTTTACTTTTATGAAAAGCGACCTAACGCCCAGGGGAGCTATTTACACTCCTTTGGTTCGTTACAAACTGGGAGGTGCCTTATAA
- a CDS encoding nicotinamide-nucleotide amidohydrolase family protein translates to MFIKKALLVAIGDELVLGLKREDNVSWLSRELALRDYDVRALEVIRDEEEILIDLLNYWVGKVDLIVISGGLGPTHDDRTRAAVAKFLEVPLVRDDETYDCIIARHSLESKKYLEGCRDKQASIPLGSKAIFNPVGSALGFLVHAGKTEILALPGVPMEFKAMAQQYLSGLKKGASIRLVLCKIVGWPESELKEALGDLVKKFPNYIMFLPEPNVVTLAIKGSEELTSALLCEIKTILEDDVLPDDVSCLEEAIIALASDLNASLAFAESCTGGMVGESITRIPGASSVFAGSAVCYSNLAKKIILGVPEKVLDSFGAVSEECALSMASGAMRIFKADYAVSVTGIAGPSGGSPNKPVGTVCFAVSSARGDERAFTRHLNGDRETIRLWSKNIALEAIWRELKRLGQKR, encoded by the coding sequence ATGTTTATAAAAAAGGCGTTGTTGGTCGCTATTGGCGATGAGCTCGTTTTAGGACTTAAAAGGGAAGACAATGTTTCATGGCTCTCCAGGGAGTTGGCCCTTAGAGATTATGATGTAAGAGCATTAGAAGTCATTAGAGATGAAGAGGAAATTCTTATAGACTTACTGAATTATTGGGTTGGTAAAGTGGACCTCATTGTTATTTCAGGCGGTCTTGGCCCCACACACGATGACAGGACGAGAGCAGCTGTAGCCAAGTTTCTAGAGGTTCCTCTGGTGAGGGATGATGAAACTTACGATTGCATCATTGCCAGGCATTCGTTGGAATCTAAAAAATATCTAGAAGGATGTCGCGATAAGCAGGCATCCATTCCATTGGGTTCAAAGGCTATTTTTAACCCTGTGGGATCTGCTCTAGGTTTTTTGGTCCACGCCGGGAAAACGGAAATTCTAGCCCTACCAGGAGTGCCGATGGAATTTAAGGCAATGGCGCAGCAATATCTGAGTGGCCTGAAAAAGGGTGCCTCCATACGCCTTGTTTTATGCAAGATCGTAGGATGGCCTGAAAGTGAACTGAAGGAAGCTCTAGGCGACCTAGTTAAAAAGTTTCCCAACTATATTATGTTTTTGCCGGAACCCAATGTAGTGACTTTGGCCATAAAGGGATCTGAGGAATTAACGTCCGCTCTTCTGTGCGAAATTAAAACAATTCTCGAGGATGACGTGCTTCCCGACGATGTTTCTTGTTTAGAAGAAGCCATAATTGCACTTGCGTCAGATTTAAACGCAAGCTTAGCTTTTGCCGAATCTTGTACGGGTGGTATGGTAGGAGAATCCATTACAAGAATTCCGGGAGCGTCTTCGGTTTTTGCGGGAAGTGCTGTATGTTACAGCAATTTAGCTAAGAAGATCATTTTGGGAGTCCCTGAGAAAGTATTGGATAGTTTTGGAGCAGTTAGCGAGGAATGTGCGCTTTCCATGGCGAGCGGTGCTATGAGAATTTTCAAAGCCGACTATGCAGTCTCTGTTACCGGTATTGCTGGGCCATCGGGAGGAAGCCCTAATAAACCCGTCGGAACAGTATGTTTCGCAGTCTCTTCCGCAAGGGGTGACGAGAGGGCCTTTACGAGGCATCTCAACGGAGATAGGGAAACTATACGCCTTTGGAGCAAAAATATAGCCTTAGAGGCAATTTGGAGGGAGTTAAAGAGGCTTGGCCAAAAAAGATAA
- a CDS encoding phosphatidylglycerophosphatase A family protein, giving the protein MKGNFFEEAAVLWGVGRVSSMPGTLASCVAAALFVIARPSWWLIIVIALAGVIASDRYSKRIKEKDPKEVVIDEVIGTWIALYGHPTGYVIAGLFLFRVLDIFKPFPISWSEKAPGGWGIMADDFLGGVMTNLILCAVKWLYFDGGFVNILAR; this is encoded by the coding sequence ATGAAGGGTAATTTTTTTGAAGAAGCTGCTGTTTTGTGGGGAGTAGGTAGAGTGTCGTCGATGCCGGGCACTCTGGCATCATGCGTAGCCGCAGCTCTTTTTGTTATTGCAAGGCCTTCCTGGTGGCTGATAATTGTTATTGCGCTGGCTGGAGTTATCGCCTCCGATAGATATTCCAAAAGAATAAAAGAGAAAGACCCCAAGGAAGTTGTCATAGATGAGGTCATAGGTACTTGGATAGCATTGTATGGACACCCCACCGGTTATGTAATAGCAGGCCTTTTTCTCTTCAGAGTCCTTGATATATTCAAGCCATTTCCTATTTCCTGGAGCGAAAAGGCACCTGGCGGATGGGGTATAATGGCCGATGATTTTCTGGGTGGCGTAATGACCAATCTTATATTATGTGCCGTTAAGTGGCTTTATTTTGATGGTGGTTTTGTAAACATATTGGCGAGGTAG
- the rimO gene encoding 30S ribosomal protein S12 methylthiotransferase RimO, translated as MKEKVFIVSLGCAKNQVDSEKLAGAMTSKGFGFAENFETADVILVNTCAFIEPAVKESIDVILHLEELKGLGKVKKIGVLGCLLNRYGDDLKREFPTVDIWARSEEWEHVLSCLGVNDTSFSPCLRGFIPETTTWSRYLKITEGCNNCCSYCTIPSIRGQLRSRPIDEILEEAENLVLQGAKEICLVGQDLTAYGMDWDGSSHLVELLDLLEKHVPDGMWIRPLYLHPMRVNEKFLERIASYKNVLRYLDIPIQHVDDEILSCMNRNVTESDLRRIFSYARKIDPDFALRTTIIVGFPGEDNFKFKKVLRFLEDMEIDRVGAFLYSPEEGTKAAGIKKQVSDEVKRKRLDILMELQADISLSRQERFLGRKLKVIVEERNYEDCVLGRSFREAPEVDGVIAIKGVKDVPCGGFLNVRINAVTEHDMEAEVVVDEG; from the coding sequence ATGAAAGAAAAAGTTTTCATCGTAAGTTTAGGGTGTGCAAAAAATCAGGTAGATAGCGAAAAGCTTGCCGGGGCAATGACTTCAAAGGGATTTGGGTTTGCGGAAAATTTCGAGACAGCCGACGTCATACTCGTGAACACCTGCGCCTTCATAGAGCCTGCAGTTAAGGAGAGTATCGATGTCATCCTGCATCTGGAAGAGCTTAAAGGTTTGGGAAAGGTTAAAAAAATTGGCGTTTTAGGCTGTCTCTTGAACCGGTATGGCGACGACTTAAAAAGGGAGTTCCCAACGGTAGACATATGGGCAAGGTCGGAAGAATGGGAACATGTTTTGAGCTGTCTTGGCGTAAATGACACGAGCTTTTCGCCTTGTTTGCGGGGTTTTATTCCGGAGACGACAACGTGGAGCAGGTATCTAAAGATAACGGAAGGATGCAATAATTGCTGCAGCTATTGCACCATACCCTCTATTAGGGGTCAGCTGAGAAGCAGGCCTATTGATGAGATTTTAGAAGAAGCGGAAAATCTCGTTTTGCAGGGAGCAAAGGAGATTTGCCTAGTGGGACAAGATTTGACTGCCTATGGCATGGATTGGGACGGTTCCTCTCATTTAGTTGAGTTGCTTGATTTGTTGGAAAAACATGTGCCCGACGGTATGTGGATTAGGCCTTTATATCTTCATCCGATGCGTGTTAATGAAAAATTTCTAGAGCGCATCGCCAGCTATAAAAATGTCCTAAGATACCTTGACATTCCAATCCAACATGTCGATGATGAGATCCTTTCGTGTATGAATAGAAATGTGACCGAATCGGATTTACGAAGGATATTTTCCTACGCAAGAAAAATAGATCCGGATTTTGCACTGAGGACTACTATAATTGTAGGTTTTCCGGGAGAAGATAATTTTAAATTTAAAAAAGTATTGCGCTTTCTCGAGGATATGGAGATAGACAGAGTTGGAGCCTTTTTGTATTCGCCGGAAGAGGGCACCAAGGCAGCTGGCATAAAGAAACAGGTTTCTGACGAGGTCAAAAGGAAAAGGTTAGACATATTGATGGAACTGCAGGCAGATATATCATTGAGCCGACAGGAACGTTTTTTAGGTCGCAAGCTAAAGGTCATCGTAGAAGAAAGAAACTACGAGGATTGTGTATTGGGAAGATCCTTTAGAGAAGCTCCGGAGGTTGACGGCGTTATTGCAATAAAGGGAGTGAAGGATGTACCTTGTGGTGGCTTTCTAAATGTGAGAATTAATGCAGTTACAGAGCACGATATGGAAGCCGAGGTAGTTGTCGATGAAGGGTAA
- a CDS encoding helix-turn-helix domain-containing protein, producing MAKDKDLKGKNLSELGDILRRTREERGLSLDDVAKDTKIPRSHLLAIESGEMDRLPGRIFARFFIKEYLSYLGLSELWSQYDSFLPMDEQVEISSVLGTYTPPPKGFKATSRWWIYAVLILLLGASGSLLYLRREHVIDIIKQPRNVVSVETEVGPDASPEDILAVINGFEDNQEQSIVVERHDEDVSLQATLPHVEGGEAMKAQEKEKEETAKEISKILEIKASRGRCWVRVSRGDEKIYEGTLQRNETKTFETTGEPIKVRFGNVAAVDVTWMGTKAEMPRGSVVTVLYQADGKVVKAD from the coding sequence GTGGCGAAGGATAAAGATCTCAAGGGCAAAAATCTATCGGAATTAGGCGATATTCTTCGACGCACGCGAGAGGAAAGGGGGTTATCTTTGGACGACGTAGCCAAGGATACCAAAATACCCCGCAGTCATCTGTTAGCTATTGAAAGCGGAGAAATGGATCGATTGCCAGGAAGGATATTTGCCCGTTTCTTTATTAAGGAGTATTTGAGCTACCTCGGACTTTCGGAGTTGTGGTCTCAATATGATTCGTTTCTTCCAATGGACGAGCAGGTCGAAATATCATCTGTTCTGGGTACTTATACCCCCCCGCCCAAAGGCTTCAAGGCAACCTCAAGGTGGTGGATATATGCTGTCTTGATCTTGCTTTTGGGGGCAAGCGGGAGTTTGCTTTATCTTCGCAGGGAGCATGTTATAGACATAATTAAACAGCCTAGAAATGTCGTATCAGTGGAGACGGAAGTTGGCCCAGACGCCTCGCCGGAGGATATCCTAGCTGTAATAAACGGCTTTGAAGATAATCAAGAACAATCCATTGTTGTTGAAAGACACGATGAAGATGTTTCTTTACAAGCCACCTTACCTCACGTCGAGGGCGGGGAAGCGATGAAAGCACAAGAAAAAGAGAAAGAGGAAACTGCAAAGGAAATCTCTAAGATATTGGAGATCAAGGCTTCCAGAGGAAGGTGTTGGGTGCGAGTTTCAAGGGGAGACGAAAAAATATACGAAGGAACTCTTCAGCGAAACGAGACGAAGACCTTTGAGACAACTGGCGAGCCTATCAAGGTGCGTTTTGGCAACGTGGCTGCAGTGGATGTAACGTGGATGGGAACAAAGGCAGAGATGCCCAGAGGTTCCGTGGTTACAGTCCTTTATCAGGCAGACGGGAAGGTTGTGAAGGCGGATTAA